The following are encoded in a window of Microcaecilia unicolor chromosome 7, aMicUni1.1, whole genome shotgun sequence genomic DNA:
- the LOC115474900 gene encoding transmembrane protein 169-like, with protein MAMEESAQNEIKSAPQSPFQGSGRKATPATATVSFEGEATVERRKRKKKEPRPESIIVYRTESDKLEEEQTEQEGGERSMEEGSKFLGNEGAEGGWNIPLDGRYVTLTGTITRGKKKGQMVDIHVTLTEKELQELTKSKDSCKSELAGGKKTCEVGLEKGPHVLLWSLFCIPVVFVLSFIMSFYYGTITWYNIFLVYNEERTFWHKIIVCPFLIIFYPVIIMALSLSLGLYTAVTQISWSFMEWWPTVRDMEKGFCGWLCSKLGLEDCSPYSIVELLDSDNVSGSLSGKGSAQGVETSAV; from the exons ATGGCGATGGAGGAATCAGCACAGAATGAAATCAAGAGCGCCCCACAGAGCCCCTTCCAAGGCTCTGGGCGCAAAGCTACACCAgctactgcaacagtgtctttcGAAGGCGAAGCCACGgtagagaggagaaagagaaaaaagaaggagCCCCGGCCAGAGTCCATCATAGTCTACCGGACTGAGAGTGACAAATTAGAGGAGgaacaaacagagcaggaaggaggCGAAAGAAGCATGGAGGAGGGTTCAAAATTCTTGGGCAATGAAGGAGCAGAAG GTGGATGGAACATACCATTGGATGGCCGCTATGTAACCTTAACTGGGACCATCACGAGGGGGAAGAAGAAAGGTCAGATGGTTGACATTCACGTAACATTAACCGAGAAGGAACTGCAAGAACTCACGAAATCCAAAGACTCCTGTAAAAGCGAATTGGCTGGGGGAAAAAAGACTTGTGAGGTTGGCTTGGAGAAGGGTCCCCATGTCTTGCTGTGGAGCCTTTTTTGTATCCCTGTTGTTTTTGTACTGTCCTTCATAATGTCATTTTACTATGGAACCATTACTTGGTATAATATCTTCCTGGTTTACAACGAAGAGAGGACTTTCTGGCACAAGATCATTGTGTGCCCCTTTCTGATCATTTTCTACCCAGTTATCATCATGGCGTTGTCGCTGTCCCTAGGTCTGTACACTGCGGTTACCCAGATCTCCTGGTCCTTCATGGAGTGGTGGCCAACTGTGAGGGATATGGAGAAGGGCTTCTGTGGCTGGCTGTGTAGCAAGCTGGGCTTGGAAGACTGTTCCCCGTATAGCATTGTTGAGCTCCTGGATTCGGACAATGTCTCTGGCAgtctctccggaaaaggttctgcCCAGGGGGTGGAGACATCTGCTGTCTGA